A section of the Halichoerus grypus chromosome 11, mHalGry1.hap1.1, whole genome shotgun sequence genome encodes:
- the BANF1 gene encoding barrier-to-autointegration factor: MTTSQKHRDFVAEPMGEKPVGSLAGIGEVLGKKLEERGFDKAYVVLGQFLVLKKDEDLFREWLKDTCGANAKQSRDCFGCLREWCDAFL; this comes from the exons ATGACAACCTCCCAAAAGCACCGGGACTTCGTGGCAGAGCCCATGGGGGAAaagccagtggggagcctggccGGGATTGGTGAAGTCTTGGGCAAGAAGCTGGAGGAAAGGGGCTTTGACAAG GCCTATGTGGTCCTTGGCCAGTTTCTGGTGCTAAAGAAAGACGAAGATCTCTTCCGGGAATGGCTGAAGGACACATGTGGTGCCAACGCCAAGCAGTCCCGGGACTGCTTCGGGTGCCTTCGAGAGTGGTGCGACGCCTTCTTGTGA
- the EIF1AD gene encoding putative RNA-binding protein EIF1AD: MSQATKRKHVVKEVLGEHMVPSDQQQIVRVLRTPGNNLHEVETAQGQRFLVSMPSKYRKNIWIKRGDFLIVDPIEEGEKVKAEISFVLCKDHVRSLQKEGLWPEAFSEVAEKHNNNRNRQTQPELPAEPQSSGEESSSEDDSDLFVNTNRRQYHESEEESEEEEAA; the protein is encoded by the exons ATGTCTCAGGCCACCAAGAGGAAGCATGTGGTGAAGGAGGTGCTGGGGGAGCACATGGTGCCCTCTGACCAGCAGCAAATCGTGAGG GTACTCAGGACCCCAGGGAACAATCTGCATGAAGTGGAGACAGCCCAAGGGCAGCGCTTCTTGGTGAGCATGCCCTCCAAATACCGTAAGAACATCTGGATCAAGAGAG GGGACTTCCTCATTGTTGACCCCattgaagagggagaaaaagtgaAGGCCGAGATCTCCTTTGTGCTCTGCAAAGACCATGTGCGCTCTCTGCAGAAGGAAGGGCTCTG GCCTGAGGCCTTCTCAGAAGTGGCCGAGAAACACAACAACAACAGGAATAG ACAGACTCAGCCAGAACTCCCAGCGGAGCCACAGTCATCAGGAGAAGAGTCCAGCTCTGAAGATGATTCTGACCTCTTTGTTAACACCAACCGCAGACAGTATCACGAGAGCGAGGAGGAGAGCgaagaggaggaggcagcctGA